A single genomic interval of Melanotaenia boesemani isolate fMelBoe1 chromosome 4, fMelBoe1.pri, whole genome shotgun sequence harbors:
- the lrpap1 gene encoding alpha-2-macroglobulin receptor-associated protein: MKLPCLVAALCLGVGVMGGKYSRELNEPKASGSDGQTVEFRIAKLNQVWEKAKRMQLSPVRQAELHSDLKIQEKDELQWKKIKVEGLDENGEKEAQLRRNFNVILAKYGMDGKRDARSLETNSLKDHETKEGDIFDDPRLDKLWNKAKSSGKFSSEELLNLKREIQHHKDKIHEYNILTDTVSRTEEIHKNVISPLEGDAKEHMLQQKHTELKEKMRDLNHGFERLRKISHEGFTEDSEFQEPRVIELWEAAKRANLSTDELDSLKEELHHFETKVEKHSHYQEQLELSHQKLRHVETLGDKDHIKRNQEKYNTLAEKTREMGYKMKKHMQDLSNKISRQGLQHNEL; encoded by the exons atgaagctgcCATGTTTAGTCGCGGCTCTGTGTCTCGGAGTGGGTGTAATGGGAGGAAAATACTCTCGGGAACTGAATGAGCCCAAAGCCAGTGGCAGTGATGGACAGACAGTGGAGTTCAGGATAGCTAAGCTTAACCAGGTGTGGGAGAAAGCAAAAAGG ATGCAACTGTCCCCAGTCCGACAGGCTGAGCTGCACAGTGACCTGAAGATCCAGGAGAAAGATGAGctacagtggaaaaaaataaaggtggAAGGACTGGATGAAAACGGGGAGAAGGAAGCTCAACTTAGACGTAACTTCAACG TGATTCTGGCCAAGTACGGGATGGATGGGAAAAGGGACGCACGGTCGCTGGAGACCAACTCGCTGAAAGACCACGAAACCAAAGAAGGAGACATTTTTGATGATCCCAGGCTGGACAAACTCTGGAATAAG GCCAAGAGCTCTGGAAAATTTTCCAGTGAGGAGCTGCTGAACCTGAAGAGGGAGATTCAGCATCACAAGGACAAGATTCATGAGTACAACATCCTCACGGATACCGTCAGCAGGACTGAGG AAATACACAAGAACGTGATATCTCCCCTTGAGGGTGATGCCAAAGAGCACATGCTGCAGCAGAAGCACACAGAGCTGAAGGAGAAAATGAGAGACCTCAATCATGGCTTTGAGCGCCTCCGCAAAATCAGCCACGAGGGCTTCACTGAAGACAGCG AGTTTCAGGAGCCCCGTGTAATTGAACTGTGGGAGGCTGCCAAGAGAGCCAACCTTAGCACCGATGAGCTGGACTCTCTCAAG GAGGAGCTGCATCACTTTGAGACAAAGGTGGAGAAACACAGTCATTACCAAGAGCAGCTGGAGCTGTCTCACCAGAAGCTGCGACATGTAGAGACTTTAGGAGACAAAGATCACATCAAGAGGAACCAGGAGAAGTACAACACGCTTGCTGAAAAGACCAGAGAGATGGGTTACAAG ATGAAGAAACACATGCAGGACTTGTCCAACAAGATTTCTCGTCAGGGTCTTCAGCACAATGAGCTCTGA